The Mustela nigripes isolate SB6536 chromosome 4, MUSNIG.SB6536, whole genome shotgun sequence genome includes a window with the following:
- the GGPS1 gene encoding geranylgeranyl pyrophosphate synthase isoform X2 yields the protein MLHNASLLIDDIEDNSKLRRGFPVAHSIYGIPSVINSANYVYFLGLEKVLTLNHPDAVKLFTHQLLELHQGQGLDIYWRDNYTCPTEEEYKAMVLQKTGGLFGLAVGLMQLFSDYKEDLKPLLNTLGLFFQIRDDYANLHSKEYSENKSFCEDLTEGKFSFPTIHAIWSRPESTQVQNILRQRTENVDIKKYCVHYLEDVGSFEYTRSTLKELESKAYKQIDARGGNPELVALIKHLSKMFKEENE from the coding sequence ATGTTGCATAATGCCAGTTTGCTCATCGATGATATCGAAGACAACTCAAAACTCCGACGTGGCTTTCCAGTGGCACACAGCATCTATGGAATTCCATCTGTCATCAATTCTGCCAATTATGTATATTTCCTTGGCCTTGAGAAAGTCTTAACCCTTAATCACCCAGATGCAGTGAAGCTTTTCACCCACCAGCTTTTGGAACTCCATCAGGGACAAGGTCTAGATATTTATTGGAGGGATAATTACACTTGTCCCACTGAAGAAGAATATAAAGCAATGGTGCTGCAGAAGACAGGTGGACTCTTCGGATTAGCAGTAGGTCTCATGCAGTTGTTCTCTGACTACAAAGAAGATCTAAAGCCACTGCTTAATACACTGGGGCTCTTTTTCCAGATTAGGGATGATTATGCTAATCTACACTCCAAAGAATATAGTGAAAACAAAAGCTTTTGTGAAGATCTAACAGAGGGAAAGTTCTCCTTCCCTACTATTCATGCTATTTGGTCGAGGCCTGAAAGCACGCAAGTGCAGAATATCTTGCGTCAGAGAACCGAGAATgtagatattaaaaaatactgtgtaCATTATCTTGAGGATGTAGGTTCTTTTGAATACACTCGGAGTACTCTTAAAGAGCTTGAATCTAAAGCCTATAAACAAATCGATGCACGTGGTGGGAACCCTGAGCTTGTAGCCCTAATTAAGCACTTAAGCAAAATGTTcaaagaagagaatgaataa
- the GGPS1 gene encoding geranylgeranyl pyrophosphate synthase isoform X1, with protein sequence MEKTQETVQRILLEPYKYLLQLPGKQVRTKLSQAFNHWLKVPEDKLQIIIEVTEMLHNASLLIDDIEDNSKLRRGFPVAHSIYGIPSVINSANYVYFLGLEKVLTLNHPDAVKLFTHQLLELHQGQGLDIYWRDNYTCPTEEEYKAMVLQKTGGLFGLAVGLMQLFSDYKEDLKPLLNTLGLFFQIRDDYANLHSKEYSENKSFCEDLTEGKFSFPTIHAIWSRPESTQVQNILRQRTENVDIKKYCVHYLEDVGSFEYTRSTLKELESKAYKQIDARGGNPELVALIKHLSKMFKEENE encoded by the exons gTAAACAAGTGAGAACCAAACTTTCACAGGCATTTAATCATTGGCTAAAAGTTCCAGAAGACAAACTACAG ATTATCATTGAAGTGACAGAAATGTTGCATAATGCCAGTTTGCTCATCGATGATATCGAAGACAACTCAAAACTCCGACGTGGCTTTCCAGTGGCACACAGCATCTATGGAATTCCATCTGTCATCAATTCTGCCAATTATGTATATTTCCTTGGCCTTGAGAAAGTCTTAACCCTTAATCACCCAGATGCAGTGAAGCTTTTCACCCACCAGCTTTTGGAACTCCATCAGGGACAAGGTCTAGATATTTATTGGAGGGATAATTACACTTGTCCCACTGAAGAAGAATATAAAGCAATGGTGCTGCAGAAGACAGGTGGACTCTTCGGATTAGCAGTAGGTCTCATGCAGTTGTTCTCTGACTACAAAGAAGATCTAAAGCCACTGCTTAATACACTGGGGCTCTTTTTCCAGATTAGGGATGATTATGCTAATCTACACTCCAAAGAATATAGTGAAAACAAAAGCTTTTGTGAAGATCTAACAGAGGGAAAGTTCTCCTTCCCTACTATTCATGCTATTTGGTCGAGGCCTGAAAGCACGCAAGTGCAGAATATCTTGCGTCAGAGAACCGAGAATgtagatattaaaaaatactgtgtaCATTATCTTGAGGATGTAGGTTCTTTTGAATACACTCGGAGTACTCTTAAAGAGCTTGAATCTAAAGCCTATAAACAAATCGATGCACGTGGTGGGAACCCTGAGCTTGTAGCCCTAATTAAGCACTTAAGCAAAATGTTcaaagaagagaatgaataa